From Phragmites australis chromosome 5, lpPhrAust1.1, whole genome shotgun sequence, a single genomic window includes:
- the LOC133919710 gene encoding uncharacterized protein LOC133919710 has translation MSEYKNVVGGKLRLKGKALDVKEGGVKKKKKKHQREESSQMGHHELHEGGSSELPEDPNNEPTEADKMGEEEGNPHPDYDHLTPAERRYVEQKQKIDMQKLAKVANKSHRDRIQDFNQYLANLSEHYDIPKVGPG, from the exons ATGTCGGAATACAAGAACGTTGTTGGTGGGAAGCTGAGGCTCAAGGGGAAAGCGCTGGACGTAAAGGAAGGTGGagtcaagaaaaagaagaagaagcatcaaCGCGAGGAATCATCTCAGATGGGGCACCACGAGCTTCACGAAG GTGGAAGCTCTGAATTACCAGAGGATCCTAACAATGAGCCGACTGAAGCTGACAAGAtgggagaggaagaagggaaCCCACATCCTGACTACGATCATCTGACACCAGCCGAGCGACGTTACGTGGAACAGAAGCAGAAAATTGACATGCAGAAGCTGGCCAAAGTTGCCAACAAGTCGCACAGGGACCGCATCCAGGACTTCAACCAATACCTGGCAAACCTCAGTGAGCACTACGATATCCCGAAAGTTGGCCCTGGCTAA